Proteins from a single region of Oreochromis niloticus isolate F11D_XX linkage group LG7, O_niloticus_UMD_NMBU, whole genome shotgun sequence:
- the ciao2a gene encoding cytosolic iron-sulfur assembly component 2A, which translates to MEAVLSLVSLTVTKVLQFSGLTDSWNALRTKKMEEKALEVYDVIKSIRDPEKPNTLEELEVVTEKCVEVQELGEDEYLIIIRFSPTVPHCSLATLIGLCLQVKLQRCLPFKHKLEIYISEGTHSTEEDINKQINDKERVAAAMENPNLREIVEQCVTEPDD; encoded by the exons ATGGAAGCAGTGTTGAGCCTCGTGTCGTTAACTGTCACGAAGGTTTTACAGTTCTCCGGACTGACGGACAGCTGGAATGCCCTGAGGACCAAAAAGATGGAAGAGAAAGCGTTAGAAGTGTACG ATGTGATCAAATCGATCCGTGACCCAGAGAAGCCCAACAcgctggaggagctggaggtgGTGACGGAGAAGTGTGTGGAGGTGCAGGAGCTGGGAGAAGACGAGTacctcatcatcatcaggttCTCCCCCACCGTCCCCCACTGCTCCCTGGCTACGCTGATCG GCCTGTGCTTACAAGTCAAGCTCCAGCGATGTTTGCCATTTAAACACAAG CTGGAAATTTACATTTCGGAAGGAACACACTCTACTGAAGAAGACA TTAACAAACAGATCAACGATAAAGAGCGAGTGGCGGCCGCCATGGAGAACCCCAACTTGAGAGAGATCGTGGAGCAGTGCGTCACCGAGCCGGACGACTGA